From the genome of Streptomyces sp. V2I9:
GCCGTCGGGCATCACCACCTGGTCGGTGCGGACGCTGGTCTTGTTCCCGGTGAAGGGCGTCACCGTCGCGGTGACCTGCCACTCCTCGGGCGTGTCCTGGATACCCATGTGTGTACGTCCTCCCACGAACCAAACGGAAACCGGGGCACCGATCCGTATCGGATCCGTACCCCGGTCAACCGTAATGCCTCGGTGTTACGCCTCCGCGCCGTCCGCGGCGGCGACCTGGCGCGCGACGGCCGCCTTCACCAGACCCGCGAAGAGCGGGTGCGGACGGGTCGGGCGGGAGCGCAGCTCCGGGTGCGCCTGGGTGGCGACGAGGTAGGGGTGCACCTCGCGCGGGTACTCGACGTACTCGACGAGCTTGTTGTCCGGGGAGGTGCCGGAGAAGACCAGGCCGGCCTTCTTCTCCAGCTCGGACCGGTAGGCGTTGTTGACCTCGTAGCGGTGGCGGTGGCGCTCCTCCACGTACGGCTGCCCGTCGTACGCCTCCCGCACGAGGGAGCCCTCGGCGAGCTTGGCCGGGTAGAGGCCGAGCCGCATGGTGCCGCCGAGGTCGCCGGCGCCCTCGACGTAGGCGAGCTGCTCCTCCATCGTCGAGATGACGGGGTGGGAGGTGGCGGCGTCGAACTCGGTGGAGTTGGCGTCGGGGATCTCCGCGAGCGAGCGGGCCGCCTCGATCACGATGCACTGGAGGCCGAGGCAGAGGCCGAGCAGCGGGACCTTGTTCTCGCGGGCGTAGCGGATGGCGCCGACCTTGCCGTCGACCCCGCGCTCGCCGAAGCCGCCCGGAATGCAGATCGCGTCGACGTCTCCGAGGTGCTCGGCCGCGCCGGCCGCGGTGCGGCAGTCGTCGGAGGTGACCCACTTGACCTTGACGCGGGCCTTGTTGGCGAAGCCGCCGGCGCGGATCGCCTCGGTGACCGAGAGGTAGGCGTCGGGCAGGTCGATGTACTTGCCGACCAGGGCGACGGTGACCTCGTGGTCGGGGTTGTGGACCCGGTCCAGCAGGTCGTCCCAGGTGGTCCAGTCGACGTCGCGGAACGGCAGGTCGAGCTT
Proteins encoded in this window:
- a CDS encoding CTP synthase, with protein sequence MQPTSTTTKHIFVTGGVASSLGKGLTASSLGALLKARGLRVTMQKLDPYLNVDPGTMNPFQHGEVFVTNDGAETDLDIGHYERFLDVDLDGSANVTTGQVYSQVIAKERRGEYLGDTVQVIPHITNEIKHRIRRMATDDVDVVITEVGGTVGDIESLPFLETVRQVRHEVGRDNVFVVHISLLPYIGPSGELKTKPTQHSVAALRNIGIQPDAIVLRADREVPTAIKRKISLMCDVDEAAVVAAIDAKSIYDIPKVLHTEGLDAYVVRKLDLPFRDVDWTTWDDLLDRVHNPDHEVTVALVGKYIDLPDAYLSVTEAIRAGGFANKARVKVKWVTSDDCRTAAGAAEHLGDVDAICIPGGFGERGVDGKVGAIRYARENKVPLLGLCLGLQCIVIEAARSLAEIPDANSTEFDAATSHPVISTMEEQLAYVEGAGDLGGTMRLGLYPAKLAEGSLVREAYDGQPYVEERHRHRYEVNNAYRSELEKKAGLVFSGTSPDNKLVEYVEYPREVHPYLVATQAHPELRSRPTRPHPLFAGLVKAAVARQVAAADGAEA